A DNA window from Streptomyces sp. 71268 contains the following coding sequences:
- a CDS encoding toll/interleukin-1 receptor domain-containing protein: MTLIFLNYRQEGGAYAAALLDDLLIRRFGEGQVFRAARSICPGSDYADAILRAVAECEVMLAVIDEGWAASMKRQFDEGVDGSGWVLRELGEAFRYEKKVIPILLSGVERLSAEGSLEVPNEMSRLQYLRFDYRNIRQDVNFIAEQLVKVCPHIQSVRGEESRRKGLLGKAVDALLR; this comes from the coding sequence TTGACATTGATCTTTCTTAATTACCGTCAAGAAGGCGGAGCTTACGCAGCGGCTCTGCTTGATGATTTATTGATCAGACGTTTCGGCGAAGGACAGGTCTTCCGTGCCGCCAGGTCGATCTGTCCGGGATCGGACTACGCGGACGCCATTCTTCGAGCTGTGGCCGAGTGTGAAGTCATGCTTGCAGTCATAGATGAAGGATGGGCAGCGAGTATGAAGCGCCAATTCGACGAGGGGGTCGATGGGAGCGGCTGGGTCCTGCGGGAGCTTGGGGAGGCGTTCAGATACGAGAAGAAGGTAATCCCCATACTGCTTTCTGGGGTTGAACGCTTGAGTGCAGAGGGCTCGCTTGAAGTGCCTAACGAGATGTCGAGACTGCAATATTTGAGGTTCGACTATCGAAACATTCGACAGGATGTTAATTTCATTGCAGAGCAGCTTGTTAAGGTGTGTCCGCACATCCAAAGTGTTCGCGGAGAAGAGTCGCGCCGCAAGGGCTTGCTCGGT